The window TGATCGCTTCCGCAACCGCGATGCGCTCTTTGCGTGGATCGACGACGAACATGACGTCCGGCAAGGATTTCATATCACGGATACCGCCGAGGAATTTCACAAGGCGTTCGTGTTCTTTTTTAAGTTGTGATACTTCTTTTTTAGGAAGGACACTGAATGTACCGTCTTCTTCCATTTTCTCGATTGCTTTCATACGTGCGACACGTTTTTGAATCGTACCGAAGTTTGTAAGTGTTCCACCAAGCCAACGTTGGTTGATGTAGAACATTCCAGCGCGTTCTGCTTCTTCCTTAATAGCATCTTGCGCTTGTTTTTTCGTACCGACGAAAAGGACTTTCCCCCCGTCTGCACCAACTTGGCGCATGTACGCATAAGCTTCTTCTAATTTTTTCACTGTTTTTTGAAGGTCGATAATGTAGATCCCGTTACGCTCCATGAAAATATATTTTTTCATTTTCGGGTTCCAACGACGTGTTTGGTGTCCGAAATGCACACCAGCTTCAAGCAGTTGTTTCATTGAGATTACTGACATTTGTGTATTCCTCCTGTTTGGTTTTTTTCCTCCGTGCACCTCATCCGGCAAAGCGACCTCTCGGCACCTTCTTCATCGTCTGCGCACGTGTGTAGTAATA is drawn from Sporosarcina sp. FSL W7-1349 and contains these coding sequences:
- the rpsB gene encoding 30S ribosomal protein S2, with the translated sequence MSVISMKQLLEAGVHFGHQTRRWNPKMKKYIFMERNGIYIIDLQKTVKKLEEAYAYMRQVGADGGKVLFVGTKKQAQDAIKEEAERAGMFYINQRWLGGTLTNFGTIQKRVARMKAIEKMEEDGTFSVLPKKEVSQLKKEHERLVKFLGGIRDMKSLPDVMFVVDPRKERIAVAEAIKLNIPLVGIVDTNCDPDEIDYIIPANDDAIRAVRLLTSKMADALIESRQGEDDEVTEEEAVAAE